Proteins encoded by one window of Amaranthus tricolor cultivar Red isolate AtriRed21 chromosome 4, ASM2621246v1, whole genome shotgun sequence:
- the LOC130810338 gene encoding uncharacterized protein LOC130810338 isoform X2: MMLKGFLSFCLVLFCGLLFAVQVYSKKAHGLGCIALQYAEACKDNCTSNNTVSCHPLGDDITEVYAPDCGVELPTISTISGKLVGCSSKYLSPSEAFSHVLARDNKSMSILENITHTEMGVGVASNHKGHLFWCVLFSDGLTNSSFILEDHGQGIKQKMGCFSGTNTTCSEATSIKSGIYIEILLCIFSLIFLLLI; the protein is encoded by the exons ATGATGCTAAAAGGATTTCTTTCCTTTTGTTTGGTGTTATTTTGTGGATTACTATTTGCTGTTCAAGTTTACTCCAAGAAGGCTCATG GGTTAGGGTGCATCGCCTTACAGTATGCAGAGGCGTGCAAGGACAATTGTACAAGCAACAATACAGTAAGTTGTCATCCCTTAGGAGACGATATAACAGAAGTGTATGCTCCTGATTGTGGCGTTGAACTACCAACTATCAGCACAATATCGGGTAAATTAGTGGGGTGCTCGTCTAAGTACCTATCTCCATCGGAAGCCTTCTCACACGTTCTTGCTCGAGATAATAAGTCGATGTCTATTCTCGAGAACATAACACACACCGAGATGGGAGTAGGCGTAGCGTCAAACCATAAGGGACATTTGTTTTGGTGTGTGTTGTTCAGTGATGGACTCACAAATTCAAGCTTCATTCTTGAAGATCATGGACAAGGAATTAAACAGAAAATGGGGTGTTTTAGTGGAACTAATACAACTTGCAGTGAAGCAACAAGTATTAAAAGTGGCATTTATATTGAGATTTTGTTATGCATTTTCTCCTTAATTTTCTTGCTTTTGATATGA
- the LOC130810338 gene encoding uncharacterized protein LOC130810338 isoform X1: protein MMLKGFLSFCLVLFCGLLFAVQVYSKKAHGNPTKDIVYLINKNRTAIKLPAVFDSAGLGCIALQYAEACKDNCTSNNTVSCHPLGDDITEVYAPDCGVELPTISTISGKLVGCSSKYLSPSEAFSHVLARDNKSMSILENITHTEMGVGVASNHKGHLFWCVLFSDGLTNSSFILEDHGQGIKQKMGCFSGTNTTCSEATSIKSGIYIEILLCIFSLIFLLLI from the exons ATGATGCTAAAAGGATTTCTTTCCTTTTGTTTGGTGTTATTTTGTGGATTACTATTTGCTGTTCAAGTTTACTCCAAGAAGGCTCATG GTAATCCCACAAAAGATATAGTCTATCTAATCAATAAAAACCGGACTGCCATAAAACTCCCTGCTGTTTTCGACAGTGCAGGGTTAGGGTGCATCGCCTTACAGTATGCAGAGGCGTGCAAGGACAATTGTACAAGCAACAATACAGTAAGTTGTCATCCCTTAGGAGACGATATAACAGAAGTGTATGCTCCTGATTGTGGCGTTGAACTACCAACTATCAGCACAATATCGGGTAAATTAGTGGGGTGCTCGTCTAAGTACCTATCTCCATCGGAAGCCTTCTCACACGTTCTTGCTCGAGATAATAAGTCGATGTCTATTCTCGAGAACATAACACACACCGAGATGGGAGTAGGCGTAGCGTCAAACCATAAGGGACATTTGTTTTGGTGTGTGTTGTTCAGTGATGGACTCACAAATTCAAGCTTCATTCTTGAAGATCATGGACAAGGAATTAAACAGAAAATGGGGTGTTTTAGTGGAACTAATACAACTTGCAGTGAAGCAACAAGTATTAAAAGTGGCATTTATATTGAGATTTTGTTATGCATTTTCTCCTTAATTTTCTTGCTTTTGATATGA
- the LOC130810339 gene encoding 10 kDa chaperonin 1, chloroplastic-like gives MASTSAFVTLAKPFSLPSNNSSNQRLIGFRRNGLRINAVAAKWEPTKVVPQADRVLVRLEDLPEKSAGGVLLPKSAVKFERYLMGEILSVGSDVAEVEAGKKVLFSDISAYEVDLGTESRHCFCKESDLLAVVE, from the exons ATGGCTTCCACTTCTGCTTTTGTCACTTTGGCAAAGCCTTTCTCTTTACCCAGCAATAACTCCTCTAATCAAAGATTAATTG gTTTCAGAAGAAACGGTCTTAGAATTAATGCAGTTGCCGCAAAATGGGAACCAACAAAG GTTGTTCCACAGGCTGATAGAGTTTTGGTTCGTCTTGAGGACCTTCCCGAG AAATCAGCTGGTGGCGTTCTTTTACCTAAGTCAGCAGTGAAGTTCGAGAGGTACCTTATGGGTGAG ATTCTCTCCGTTGGTTCTGATGTTGCCGAAGTTGAGGCTGGGAAGAAG GTTCTTTTCTCAGATATAAGTGCATATGAGGTTGATCTTGGAACCGAGTCTAGGCACTGCTTTTGTAAAGAAAGTGACCTCTTGGCCGTAGTCGAGTAG